The Carnobacterium divergens nucleotide sequence CTGGTTTTAACCAAATATTATGAAAAGCAACGTCGTGTTCTTTGCTTAAAGCAGGATCGGTTTCTCCAACGATTGAAACCATTCGACCTGTATGGGGTTTTAAAACTTTGAAGCTATTTTTTTGAATGTCGCCACCCATTGTGTCAAAAACAACATCCACGTCTTTTAAGATATCCACAAAATTTTCAGTATGATAATCGATGACTTGATCGGCGCCTAAACTTAAAAGTAACGCTTTATTTTTTTCGCTGGCAGTTGTAATGACTTTTGCACCTTTATTTTTGGCTAATTGAATGGCATAGGTTCCAACGCCACCGGCTCCAGCATGAATCAACACGGTTTCACCTGCTTTTAAATCGCCATAATCAAACAATGCTTGCCACGCTGTTAAGCCTGCTAATGGCACTGCACCAGCTTCTTCAAAGGTCACATTTTCTGGGATTTTTGCTACTAAATGATCGTCTACTGCTGTATATTCTGCATACGTCCCAAAACGAGTTGTCTCTGGACGAGCAAATACCTTGTCGCCTACTTTCCAATCGGTTACGTCGCTTCCCACTTCACTGATAACCCCCGCAACGTCCCAACCTAAGATAATCGGAAATTCCCAATCCATCATTTGTTGCAAATACCCTTCACGTAATTTCCAATCAATTGGATTAATTGACGTTGCCATTTCTTTAACAATCACTTGATGTGCTGTTGGTTTTGGCATTGGCACTTCCATTTCTTTTAGTTGATCTTTTCCACCATAGTTTTCAATTACGACTGCTTTCATTTTTATCATCCTCCTTAGTTATTTTAACGCTGTTTATTGAT carries:
- a CDS encoding NADP-dependent oxidoreductase; the encoded protein is MKAVVIENYGGKDQLKEMEVPMPKPTAHQVIVKEMATSINPIDWKLREGYLQQMMDWEFPIILGWDVAGVISEVGSDVTDWKVGDKVFARPETTRFGTYAEYTAVDDHLVAKIPENVTFEEAGAVPLAGLTAWQALFDYGDLKAGETVLIHAGAGGVGTYAIQLAKNKGAKVITTASEKNKALLLSLGADQVIDYHTENFVDILKDVDVVFDTMGGDIQKNSFKVLKPHTGRMVSIVGETDPALSKEHDVAFHNIWLKPDGKQLAQIADLMEAGKVKSVIGATFLFSQQGIYDAHALSETHHAVGKIVIKFEQ